One Microlunatus soli genomic window carries:
- a CDS encoding glycosyltransferase: MVGGQNHERSVRSHQVGNGFVGLDDAADVAVLIVSYNSAADLPGLFASLRREADHMRLRVILADNASTDRSVELAAAEDGVITLETGGNLGYAAGINVAASRVGEARMILVLNPDLTVRPGSIARMATRLDSTGAGIVVPRIVDSAGLTYTSLRREPTLTRALGDAFLGSSWLQRPEWLSEFVRQPSAYDTARRIDWATGAALLVSREAWQRIGPWDERFFLYSEETDFFRRIRDAGWDVWYEPEAVVEHRQGGSGSSNELIALLMINRVRYLQKHRPLTAGLHRAILIIHEELRRGDATHVQARKALWSRRRWADLPGPSGTRSTDPSDESLAQREQTSPMRADTGVRVAVSRSIVDGVGIDHVLVTRFNLPSPGPESLIRAQDGWLQNRIQLFERYTVPAVRAQTFGGRFDWIVYLDPQSPSWLRERLAPLIAEKVFTPVYRDVATWEHVVEDARATTGAAGEMLITTNLDNDDGLAIDFVQRVQMAARRGERAALYLADGLILSGDRCYLRADRENAFCSVAEPWDGAVSAWRDWHNMLGRHMPVRFERGRPGWLQVVHSRNVSNVVRGRLVDPANYVTDFPGVLDELPTPTGVALAADAVLRVPLRDGRDILRRTARSVLVRTVGKEGLDRVKSWAQRIRRPATQHATR, encoded by the coding sequence GTGGTGGGGGGACAGAACCACGAGCGCTCGGTGCGCTCTCATCAGGTGGGCAACGGCTTCGTGGGGTTAGACGACGCCGCAGATGTGGCCGTGCTGATCGTCAGCTACAACTCCGCAGCGGACCTGCCAGGCCTCTTTGCCTCGCTACGGCGCGAAGCGGACCACATGAGACTGCGGGTGATTCTTGCCGACAACGCATCGACGGATCGATCTGTTGAGCTCGCTGCCGCCGAGGATGGGGTGATCACCCTCGAGACAGGCGGCAACCTCGGCTATGCAGCCGGGATCAATGTGGCGGCGAGCCGGGTGGGTGAGGCCAGGATGATCTTGGTGCTCAATCCCGACCTGACGGTGCGTCCGGGCAGCATCGCGAGGATGGCGACACGCCTTGACTCCACTGGCGCCGGAATCGTAGTCCCACGCATCGTGGACAGCGCTGGACTGACCTACACGTCATTGCGTAGAGAGCCGACACTGACTCGGGCGCTCGGCGATGCGTTTCTGGGAAGCAGTTGGCTGCAGCGACCGGAATGGCTGTCGGAGTTCGTGCGACAGCCGAGCGCATATGACACGGCTCGCCGGATCGACTGGGCAACCGGTGCAGCGCTGCTCGTCTCGCGCGAAGCCTGGCAGAGGATCGGGCCGTGGGACGAACGGTTCTTCCTTTATTCGGAGGAGACCGACTTCTTCCGCCGGATCCGCGACGCAGGCTGGGACGTCTGGTACGAGCCCGAGGCCGTCGTCGAGCACAGACAGGGAGGCTCTGGCAGTTCGAATGAGTTGATCGCGCTCCTGATGATCAATCGCGTTCGGTACCTGCAGAAACACCGGCCGCTGACTGCCGGACTGCACCGCGCCATCCTGATCATTCACGAGGAGCTGCGGCGCGGTGACGCAACACATGTCCAAGCCCGCAAGGCGTTGTGGTCACGCCGTCGGTGGGCGGATCTGCCAGGCCCATCAGGGACACGCAGCACCGATCCGAGCGACGAATCTCTCGCGCAGCGGGAGCAGACGAGCCCGATGCGTGCGGATACCGGCGTCCGAGTCGCAGTGTCTCGCTCGATCGTCGATGGAGTGGGAATTGATCACGTGCTGGTGACCCGTTTCAACCTTCCGTCTCCGGGGCCGGAGAGCCTGATCCGTGCCCAAGACGGATGGCTCCAGAATCGCATCCAGCTCTTCGAGCGCTACACGGTTCCGGCAGTGCGAGCGCAAACCTTTGGTGGTCGGTTCGACTGGATTGTCTATCTCGATCCGCAGAGTCCGAGCTGGTTGCGCGAACGGCTCGCTCCGCTGATCGCCGAAAAGGTGTTCACGCCGGTCTACCGAGACGTCGCCACGTGGGAGCACGTGGTCGAGGATGCTCGCGCCACGACAGGGGCGGCGGGGGAGATGTTGATCACGACGAACCTCGACAATGATGACGGCCTGGCCATCGACTTCGTGCAGAGAGTGCAGATGGCGGCGCGGAGAGGGGAGCGAGCAGCACTCTACCTCGCCGACGGGCTGATCCTGTCCGGCGATCGGTGCTACCTCCGAGCCGACCGGGAGAACGCCTTCTGCAGCGTCGCCGAGCCGTGGGACGGTGCCGTGAGTGCCTGGCGCGATTGGCACAACATGCTCGGCAGACATATGCCGGTGCGATTCGAACGAGGCCGACCCGGGTGGCTGCAGGTGGTACACAGCCGCAACGTGAGCAACGTCGTTCGCGGCCGGCTGGTTGATCCGGCGAACTATGTCACCGACTTCCCCGGCGTGCTCGATGAACTGCCGACACCGACCGGAGTCGCCCTGGCGGCAGACGCTGTCCTTCGGGTGCCGCTTCGGGACGGCCGTGACATCCTTCGCCGCACGGCGCGATCCGTCTTGGTCCGCACGGTTGGCAAGGAAGGGTTGGATCGCGTGAAGTCCTGGGCACAACGTATCCGTCGACCGGCAACCCAGCATGCAACACGGTGA
- a CDS encoding O-antigen ligase family protein: protein MALDREISDGSARPPRRIISAAMMLSIYLVLLFGVPSSLTIAGLASVGRPSFLWGLVLAFWWLLAQLQRYRPTRIRVWQPVRFALLAFVIIVLVSFGAALLRGQPADQISPATTAVLRVVSWLGVLLVTMDGIATRGEMIKVVRGLTIGAGLVALLGLAQFITGRTLLDWVVGLPGIDYDTELTARGEFTRVAGTATHPLEYAVIVTGCLPLALLAAMTDGFRRQEDRLIRLSWWLPVTFMIVSSLLSVSRSAIIGLVIAILATLPAMSRAYRRLTIIGGAFAAVVVAIVVPGMATTMITLFLGGPEEPSAQSRSNALERLPEFLSSSPLIGQGLGTFMPRYYIFDNEWALLTVELGILGVTAFAAIAVAAIASAACSARRSRDPEIITIGRGVAAAMLTTAVLFAFFDAMGFPISAGMYFFFAGLAAALGRLSQTEDLSGFPMIKEPMRDQVRKSLPGGRAAAGPMTTEERS from the coding sequence ATGGCACTCGATCGAGAGATCTCCGATGGGAGCGCACGGCCGCCGCGCCGGATCATCAGTGCGGCGATGATGCTCTCGATCTATCTCGTACTGCTTTTCGGCGTCCCGTCCAGCTTGACGATCGCTGGGCTCGCCTCGGTCGGCAGGCCGTCGTTCCTGTGGGGATTGGTGCTCGCCTTCTGGTGGCTGCTGGCACAACTGCAGCGTTATCGGCCGACCCGGATCCGAGTGTGGCAACCAGTCCGCTTCGCGTTGCTGGCCTTCGTGATCATCGTTCTCGTGAGCTTCGGCGCGGCGCTGCTGCGGGGCCAGCCGGCCGATCAGATCAGCCCTGCGACCACGGCCGTCCTCCGGGTCGTGTCCTGGCTCGGGGTTCTGTTGGTGACGATGGACGGGATCGCCACCCGCGGCGAGATGATCAAGGTCGTCCGCGGTCTGACGATCGGAGCGGGCCTCGTCGCTCTGCTCGGTCTGGCCCAGTTCATCACCGGACGGACGCTTCTCGACTGGGTCGTCGGCCTGCCGGGAATCGACTACGACACAGAGCTCACAGCGCGTGGCGAGTTCACGCGCGTCGCTGGCACGGCGACGCATCCGCTGGAGTACGCGGTGATCGTCACCGGGTGTCTACCGCTGGCGCTGTTGGCAGCGATGACGGATGGGTTCCGTCGACAGGAGGACCGGTTAATCCGTCTCAGTTGGTGGCTTCCGGTTACCTTCATGATTGTCTCCTCGCTGTTGTCGGTGTCCCGCTCGGCGATCATCGGTCTGGTCATCGCGATCCTGGCGACCCTGCCGGCGATGAGTCGCGCCTACCGACGGCTGACAATCATCGGAGGGGCATTCGCTGCAGTGGTCGTGGCCATCGTCGTGCCGGGGATGGCTACGACCATGATCACGTTGTTCCTCGGCGGTCCAGAGGAGCCGAGTGCGCAGTCCCGGAGCAACGCGCTCGAGCGGTTGCCCGAGTTCCTGTCATCGTCACCGTTGATCGGTCAGGGCCTGGGGACGTTCATGCCGCGCTACTACATCTTCGACAACGAGTGGGCCTTGTTGACGGTCGAGCTCGGAATCCTCGGGGTCACCGCCTTCGCGGCGATCGCGGTCGCTGCCATCGCGAGTGCGGCCTGCTCGGCACGTCGGTCCCGCGACCCTGAGATCATCACGATCGGACGAGGGGTAGCCGCGGCGATGTTGACCACAGCGGTGCTCTTCGCCTTCTTCGATGCGATGGGATTCCCGATCTCCGCCGGCATGTACTTCTTCTTCGCCGGCCTGGCCGCCGCCCTCGGCCGACTCTCGCAGACCGAAGACCTCAGCGGCTTCCCGATGATCAAGGAACCGATGCGTGATCAGGTGCGGAAATCGCTCCCAGGTGGGCGCGCAGCGGCGGGTCCGATGACTACCGAAGAACGATCATGA
- a CDS encoding DUF4082 domain-containing protein, with protein sequence MSFLAKRPSSRRALIIQRAAAITTVLGLVAALVTTSAQAAPAAVSILDHRVKPEVAVDPDRSSVELGVKWSSSVSGSVSALQFYRSAAQHRAYTGSLWSASGARLAKVTFPASSATGWQTAKLSKPVAVAKGKTLVASYYAAGGAYAATSGAFRSSMSSHGLSVPADGGVYRYGRASGFPAESYQGTNYFVDVVFKPKADASPPTPSASPTPPSAKPTKPTPVTGDATTAKAGWTVDVSTVGLAPLGLSCASMPTYTGSSKVPAGSRISGVRIDGGLDLSAGDIIVEKSCIQPTTAGAGMPIVSTTNYDTMKITTKKVIIRNSEIDGSKLDTKSAAQATAFLGIADLVGNYVHGFGSGIALMNTGTTLDSLIERNYVTDLIAWGDPATNGNHSDGFTVRDFSASSKPNRQLVVRNNRFDCRSGNDTGALFIQTYAGPIDNVLIEGNLLEGDNYQLQLNDLYYRYSNIRAINNRMTGTGYGPLNVQGGPGFAQFIGNAIYSAGAADGKGRGVDQ encoded by the coding sequence ATGTCCTTCCTTGCAAAGAGACCGTCCAGTCGCCGCGCTCTCATCATCCAGCGTGCAGCGGCAATCACCACCGTGCTCGGGCTCGTTGCAGCACTGGTGACCACATCCGCGCAGGCTGCGCCCGCTGCCGTCAGCATCCTTGATCACCGTGTCAAACCTGAGGTCGCCGTGGATCCCGACCGATCGAGCGTCGAACTCGGCGTCAAGTGGTCCAGCTCGGTGTCGGGATCGGTCAGTGCGCTGCAGTTCTACCGCAGTGCCGCGCAGCATCGCGCCTACACCGGCTCGCTCTGGTCGGCAAGCGGCGCACGGCTCGCAAAGGTCACCTTCCCTGCATCGTCAGCCACCGGGTGGCAGACCGCCAAGCTCAGCAAGCCGGTCGCGGTTGCCAAGGGGAAGACCTTGGTGGCCTCCTACTACGCGGCCGGCGGTGCTTACGCAGCGACCAGCGGGGCCTTCCGCTCGAGCATGAGCTCACACGGACTCTCGGTGCCAGCCGATGGCGGTGTCTACCGTTACGGCCGCGCCAGCGGATTCCCGGCGGAGTCGTACCAGGGCACGAACTACTTCGTCGATGTTGTCTTCAAGCCGAAGGCAGACGCTTCACCGCCCACGCCGAGCGCGTCGCCGACCCCACCGTCAGCAAAGCCGACGAAGCCGACGCCAGTGACCGGAGACGCCACAACCGCGAAGGCGGGCTGGACGGTGGATGTGTCGACTGTCGGGTTAGCCCCTCTCGGTCTCTCCTGCGCATCAATGCCCACATACACCGGAAGCTCCAAGGTCCCTGCCGGCAGCCGCATCTCAGGCGTCCGGATCGACGGCGGGCTTGATCTCTCAGCTGGCGACATCATCGTCGAGAAGAGCTGTATCCAACCCACAACGGCCGGCGCAGGGATGCCGATCGTGTCGACCACGAACTACGACACGATGAAGATCACCACCAAGAAGGTGATCATCCGCAACAGCGAGATCGACGGGTCCAAGCTCGACACCAAGTCGGCAGCACAGGCGACTGCGTTCCTCGGCATTGCTGATCTTGTCGGGAACTACGTGCATGGCTTCGGAAGCGGAATCGCGTTGATGAACACCGGCACCACCTTGGACTCGCTGATCGAGCGGAACTACGTCACCGATCTGATCGCTTGGGGCGACCCTGCGACGAACGGCAACCACTCCGACGGCTTCACGGTCCGCGACTTCTCCGCAAGCTCCAAGCCGAACCGCCAGCTCGTCGTGCGCAACAATCGGTTCGACTGCCGGTCCGGCAACGACACGGGTGCGTTGTTCATTCAGACCTACGCCGGCCCGATCGACAACGTCCTGATCGAAGGCAACCTGTTGGAGGGCGATAACTACCAACTCCAGCTGAATGACCTGTACTACCGGTACTCCAACATTCGGGCGATCAACAACCGAATGACAGGAACTGGGTACGGTCCGCTGAATGTGCAGGGCGGACCAGGTTTCGCGCAGTTCATCGGCAACGCCATTTATAGTGCGGGTGCTGCTGACGGCAAGGGCCGCGGCGTCGACCAGTAG